One window from the genome of Streptomyces cadmiisoli encodes:
- a CDS encoding GNAT family N-acetyltransferase produces MLRGSTVGLRARHEDDIPILRAELYDDVVNASRAESGPWRPISPGSKDPRLVVDDKEQGLVQFSVVELEGSTLVGTATLWGIDNHNRSAHIGLGLLPSARGKGYGSDVVAVLCHYGFVVRGLQRLQIETLSDNAAMLRSAERNGFVREGVLRSSAWVMGEFLDEVLLGLLVQEWKPDSTSQGA; encoded by the coding sequence ATGCTACGAGGCAGCACAGTCGGGCTCAGGGCCCGCCACGAGGACGACATCCCGATCCTGCGGGCCGAGCTCTACGACGACGTGGTCAACGCCTCGCGGGCCGAGAGCGGGCCATGGCGGCCGATCTCACCCGGCTCGAAGGATCCCCGGCTGGTGGTGGACGACAAGGAGCAGGGACTCGTCCAGTTCTCCGTGGTGGAACTGGAGGGCAGCACGCTCGTCGGCACCGCGACGCTGTGGGGCATCGACAACCACAACCGGTCCGCGCACATCGGACTGGGGCTGCTGCCGTCCGCCCGCGGCAAGGGCTACGGCAGCGACGTGGTCGCGGTCCTGTGCCACTACGGTTTCGTCGTCCGCGGCCTGCAGCGGCTGCAGATCGAGACGCTGTCGGACAACGCCGCGATGCTTCGCTCCGCCGAGCGCAACGGCTTCGTCCGCGAGGGCGTGCTGCGTTCCTCGGCCTGGGTGATGGGCGAGTTCCTGGACGAGGTGCTGCTCGGGCTCCTCGTCCAGGAATGGAAACCGGACTCGACGAGCCAGGGTGCTTAG
- a CDS encoding VOC family protein produces MMLTMSELPSRLSVVTLGARDLPRLRRFYRGLGWEEIPSSDDEWAGFLLGGVLLALYPVDELAAEAAADIPSPTEWSGITLACNVDSREQVDAAFADAMAAGATSIADPVERTWGGRSAYIADPEGNRWEIAWASSARFDARGALTAFGN; encoded by the coding sequence ATGATGCTGACCATGTCTGAGCTTCCCTCTCGTCTTTCTGTGGTGACTCTCGGAGCCCGTGACCTGCCGAGGTTGCGCCGGTTCTACCGCGGTCTGGGGTGGGAGGAGATCCCCTCCAGCGACGACGAGTGGGCGGGCTTCCTGCTCGGTGGCGTGCTGCTGGCGCTTTACCCCGTCGATGAGTTGGCTGCCGAAGCGGCGGCCGACATCCCCTCTCCGACTGAGTGGTCGGGGATCACGCTCGCCTGCAATGTGGACAGCCGTGAGCAAGTGGATGCGGCCTTCGCGGACGCGATGGCGGCGGGCGCCACTTCGATTGCTGATCCGGTGGAGCGTACCTGGGGCGGCCGGTCGGCGTACATCGCCGACCCGGAAGGCAATCGCTGGGAGATCGCCTGGGCATCCAGCGCGAGGTTCGATGCCCGTGGCGCGCTGACCGCCTTCGGTAATTGA
- the ltrA gene encoding group II intron reverse transcriptase/maturase produces the protein MELPNPVRTSIANGPQGGNLDWHSINWAEAEENVRRLRQRIFKATQEGDLKKVRNLQKLMLRSRSNTLVSVKRVTQQSRGRKTAGIDRERALTPKARARMAVEIDGQTQPWRAKPVKRVYIPKSNGKQRPLGIPVMRDRAIQARVKNALEPEWEARFESRSYGFRPGRGCHDAIQAIFSTAKGKAAKRQWVLDADLAAAFDRIDHYHLLEAVGQFPARELVRQWLKAGVVDDGRFTRTEEGTPQGGVISPLLLNIALHGMEEAAGVRFATRKGKVMWAAKGTPILVRYADDFAVFCTSKEEAETVRSRLAEWLQPRGLRFNEEKTRILHLSDGFDFLGFNIRRHGDSLIITPSRDAVKRVRKRLRSEMQALLGQSITVVLRRLSPIVRGWSAYYRTVVSSRTFSALDSYVWTLTYKWAKRTHPKKSKRWIVNKYFGRLNRSKMNNWVFGDRATGAHLPKFAWTNIRRHQLVRGKSSPDDPALLDYWSQRRQTRTPPPMDKISLTLAARQKGVCPLCGQALIAGAEYEPDSPREWIDWFDAVKKRLHKHHFTYRRHGGSDESKNLRLVHSECHRQHHAGDSDRK, from the coding sequence TTGGAGTTACCCAATCCTGTTCGGACTTCCATAGCGAACGGACCCCAGGGCGGAAATCTCGACTGGCACAGCATCAACTGGGCCGAAGCCGAGGAGAACGTACGGCGTCTGAGACAGAGGATCTTCAAAGCGACACAGGAAGGGGACCTCAAGAAGGTCCGCAATCTGCAAAAGCTCATGCTGAGAAGCCGCAGCAACACGCTCGTGAGCGTGAAGCGGGTGACACAGCAGAGCAGAGGCCGCAAGACGGCAGGGATCGACAGGGAACGCGCTCTCACTCCCAAGGCGAGAGCACGGATGGCAGTTGAAATTGACGGCCAAACACAACCCTGGCGGGCCAAGCCCGTCAAGCGGGTCTACATCCCAAAGAGCAACGGAAAGCAACGACCACTCGGAATCCCCGTCATGCGTGACAGGGCCATCCAAGCACGTGTGAAGAACGCGTTGGAGCCTGAGTGGGAAGCTCGGTTTGAATCACGCTCTTACGGATTCCGGCCGGGCCGCGGCTGCCACGACGCCATCCAGGCGATCTTCAGCACCGCGAAGGGCAAGGCGGCCAAGCGCCAGTGGGTACTGGACGCCGACCTGGCTGCCGCGTTCGACCGCATCGACCATTACCACCTGCTCGAAGCCGTTGGGCAATTCCCAGCCAGGGAATTAGTCCGGCAGTGGCTGAAGGCTGGTGTGGTCGATGACGGACGCTTCACCCGGACCGAGGAGGGAACCCCTCAAGGCGGCGTGATCAGCCCTTTGTTGCTCAACATCGCTCTGCACGGGATGGAGGAGGCCGCAGGAGTCCGCTTCGCCACCCGCAAAGGAAAGGTCATGTGGGCTGCGAAAGGAACTCCGATCCTGGTGCGATACGCCGATGACTTCGCCGTGTTCTGCACGAGCAAGGAGGAGGCGGAGACCGTCAGGTCACGCCTGGCGGAATGGCTGCAACCCCGAGGACTTCGCTTCAATGAAGAGAAGACGCGAATCCTCCACCTGTCGGACGGGTTCGATTTCCTCGGGTTCAACATCCGCCGCCATGGCGACAGCCTGATCATCACGCCCAGCAGGGACGCGGTCAAGAGAGTCCGGAAGCGACTGAGATCCGAGATGCAAGCCCTCTTAGGGCAGAGCATCACAGTCGTACTACGCCGTCTGTCCCCTATCGTCAGGGGCTGGTCCGCGTATTACCGGACAGTGGTGTCCAGCCGGACGTTCTCGGCGCTGGACAGCTATGTGTGGACGCTCACCTACAAGTGGGCCAAGCGCACCCACCCGAAGAAGTCGAAGCGTTGGATTGTGAACAAGTACTTCGGCAGGCTCAACCGATCCAAGATGAACAACTGGGTATTCGGTGACCGTGCCACGGGCGCACACCTTCCCAAGTTCGCCTGGACCAACATCAGGCGGCATCAGTTGGTCAGGGGTAAGTCGTCACCTGACGATCCCGCACTCCTCGACTACTGGAGCCAACGCCGTCAGACGCGCACACCACCACCGATGGACAAGATCAGCCTTACTCTGGCAGCCCGCCAGAAGGGCGTCTGCCCACTGTGCGGTCAAGCGCTCATCGCCGGCGCGGAATATGAGCCTGACAGCCCACGCGAGTGGATTGACTGGTTCGACGCGGTGAAGAAGCGGTTGCATAAACACCACTTCACCTACCGGCGGCATGGCGGCTCTGATGAGAGCAAGAATCTTCGGCTCGTCCACTCGGAATGCCATCGCCAGCATCACGCAGGCGACAGCGACCGGAAATGA
- a CDS encoding zinc ribbon domain-containing protein produces the protein MTEAERTSAGIALEELKGIRQRVRLRKPQRVALRSWSFAQLGEFIVYKAKWAGVPLAFVDPAYTSQTCAECGQVDKRNRVDQGLVICRGCGVVAHADRNASHEIAQRGESVWNAGRESRVPATP, from the coding sequence GTGACCGAGGCTGAACGCACCTCGGCCGGTATCGCCCTCGAAGAACTCAAGGGAATCCGGCAGAGGGTACGGCTCCGCAAGCCCCAACGGGTCGCACTCCGTTCCTGGTCCTTCGCCCAGCTCGGAGAGTTCATCGTCTACAAGGCCAAGTGGGCCGGTGTGCCCCTGGCCTTCGTTGATCCCGCATACACGTCGCAGACATGCGCCGAGTGCGGCCAGGTCGACAAGCGCAACCGTGTCGACCAGGGGCTTGTCATCTGCCGGGGGTGCGGGGTCGTTGCCCACGCCGACCGAAATGCTTCCCACGAAATCGCCCAGCGCGGCGAGAGCGTGTGGAATGCGGGGCGTGAGTCACGCGTCCCTGCCACCCCATAG
- a CDS encoding GNAT family N-acetyltransferase has translation MPIRAFVPDDLAPLIELTIDTFRPFYEDSFRPLVGEVVFAGLHDDWRGDYRKQIAELYAPERHAYVAVAETEDGIAGYVAWSVDPARRTGSVTHLAVAARHRQHRLGTTLCEHAFAQMRTLGAESVEIGTGGDSFHAPARALYESLGCTPFPVTYYYREL, from the coding sequence ATGCCCATTCGCGCGTTCGTCCCAGACGACCTGGCGCCACTCATCGAACTGACCATCGACACGTTCCGACCCTTCTACGAGGATTCCTTCCGACCTCTGGTGGGGGAGGTCGTCTTTGCCGGCCTGCACGACGACTGGCGCGGCGACTATCGCAAGCAGATCGCCGAACTCTATGCACCCGAGCGGCACGCGTACGTCGCGGTTGCCGAAACCGAAGACGGCATTGCCGGCTATGTGGCGTGGAGCGTCGACCCTGCCCGCAGAACCGGCAGCGTCACGCACCTCGCCGTCGCGGCCCGGCACCGCCAGCACCGACTGGGCACGACACTGTGCGAGCACGCCTTCGCGCAGATGAGGACGCTCGGAGCCGAGTCGGTCGAGATCGGCACCGGAGGGGATTCCTTCCACGCACCCGCCAGAGCCTTGTACGAGAGTCTCGGCTGTACACCGTTCCCGGTGACCTACTACTACCGGGAGCTCTGA
- a CDS encoding ADP-ribosylglycohydrolase family protein, producing the protein MMLGLALGDSFGTARGKLPASGLLRAGVSTQLACFTTEGMIRASVRGNHKGICHPPSVVMHAYCRWAALQGIEVERMRRRWARHGDAAWPDGWLAGVPALAVRRGSAPATVAALSGIEQGGLGEPTTSRGCHALTRALPLAVAGPPGIAQAREIAALTHGDAEAQAAAVHATVLVHHCLTHNSSEGRQGSSVGQSAREALDAGITALRSRERSLGERLTEHEHDRLSAAFRRAVDEPARAGGLVQLAPDATAPSALLGGLYVAVSFPDPADVGAALEFAAAAPDGESVACVAGALLGAVHGAGSLPVDLVSRHELAWVLDTLARDLLIEFDDSPSGSEYVQGWDSQWWDRYPGW; encoded by the coding sequence ATGATGCTCGGACTGGCACTCGGTGATTCGTTTGGAACGGCTCGGGGCAAGCTGCCGGCCAGCGGCCTGCTGCGGGCGGGTGTCAGCACGCAGCTGGCTTGTTTCACCACTGAGGGGATGATCCGCGCGAGCGTGCGCGGAAATCACAAGGGGATATGCCATCCGCCGTCAGTGGTCATGCACGCCTACTGCCGCTGGGCGGCCCTGCAGGGCATCGAGGTGGAACGGATGCGGCGTCGCTGGGCTCGGCACGGCGATGCCGCGTGGCCCGACGGCTGGCTCGCAGGTGTCCCGGCGTTGGCAGTGCGGCGCGGTAGTGCACCAGCGACGGTGGCGGCCCTGTCCGGGATCGAGCAAGGCGGTCTCGGAGAACCGACTACCAGCCGTGGCTGCCACGCGTTGACCCGTGCTCTTCCGCTTGCGGTTGCCGGACCGCCCGGGATTGCGCAGGCCCGTGAGATCGCCGCTCTCACGCATGGCGACGCGGAAGCCCAGGCCGCCGCTGTTCATGCGACCGTGCTGGTCCACCATTGCCTGACGCATAACTCCTCGGAAGGTCGGCAAGGGTCTAGCGTCGGCCAGTCGGCCCGAGAGGCACTGGATGCAGGCATCACTGCGTTGCGTTCGCGCGAGCGGTCGCTCGGTGAGCGCCTCACGGAACACGAACATGACCGTCTTTCAGCAGCATTCCGGCGTGCCGTTGACGAACCCGCGCGCGCAGGAGGGCTCGTACAGCTCGCGCCGGACGCCACCGCGCCCTCTGCGCTTCTCGGCGGCCTCTACGTGGCTGTCTCCTTCCCCGACCCAGCTGACGTCGGCGCCGCTTTGGAGTTCGCGGCCGCTGCACCGGACGGTGAATCCGTCGCCTGTGTCGCCGGCGCGCTGCTGGGTGCCGTGCACGGTGCCGGGTCACTACCGGTCGACTTGGTGAGCCGTCACGAACTGGCCTGGGTACTCGACACCTTGGCTCGCGATCTGCTGATTGAGTTCGACGACTCACCGAGCGGCAGCGAATACGTCCAGGGCTGGGACTCACAGTGGTGGGACCGCTATCCCGGCTGGTGA
- a CDS encoding mycofactocin-coupled SDR family oxidoreductase: MARLQGKVAFITGAARGMGRTHAIRLAEEGADIIAVDLAPTLDGVDGLSEIAKEVEARGRRIVVAHADVRDFESLKTAVDHGVAELGRLDIVVANAGILRTGLLGELDEQSWRAVIDINLTGAWLTAKAAIPHLRAADGGAITIISSTAGFQTAPTMGAYAASKHGVAGLMKTLAVELGADRIRVNTVHPTTVNTEMMQSKSALRSMLPDREGDVTIEDVIPIFQQNHLLPVPWVETDDVSNAVIFLSSDEARYVTGIALPVDAGTLAK; encoded by the coding sequence ATGGCTCGTTTGCAGGGAAAGGTCGCTTTTATCACTGGTGCGGCCCGCGGTATGGGTCGCACCCACGCCATCCGGCTGGCTGAGGAGGGGGCCGACATCATTGCCGTCGACCTTGCGCCCACGCTGGATGGGGTGGACGGCTTGTCTGAGATCGCCAAGGAAGTGGAAGCACGCGGGCGACGCATCGTGGTCGCTCACGCCGACGTACGGGACTTCGAATCGCTGAAGACTGCTGTCGATCACGGTGTCGCCGAGCTCGGCCGACTCGACATCGTTGTCGCCAACGCGGGCATTCTCCGTACCGGCCTGCTCGGCGAGTTGGATGAGCAGAGCTGGCGCGCGGTGATCGACATCAATCTCACCGGTGCGTGGCTGACGGCAAAGGCAGCGATACCGCATCTGAGGGCGGCGGACGGCGGGGCCATCACCATCATCAGCTCCACGGCGGGATTCCAGACCGCGCCGACGATGGGAGCGTACGCCGCAAGCAAGCACGGCGTTGCGGGTCTGATGAAGACCCTGGCGGTGGAGCTCGGGGCTGACCGAATCCGGGTCAACACGGTGCACCCCACCACCGTCAACACCGAGATGATGCAGAGCAAGAGCGCACTTCGGTCGATGCTTCCGGACCGCGAGGGAGACGTCACTATCGAGGATGTCATCCCGATCTTCCAGCAGAACCACCTGCTGCCGGTGCCGTGGGTGGAAACGGACGATGTCTCCAACGCCGTGATCTTCCTTTCCTCGGACGAGGCGCGCTACGTCACGGGGATCGCTCTGCCGGTCGATGCCGGAACGCTCGCCAAATAG
- a CDS encoding alpha/beta fold hydrolase, protein MSTTNYPSLRGFEHEYADVNGTRLHYVIGGQGDDLMVLLPGWPRTWWQFRKLMPKLAERFRVVAVDIRGMGDSDKPGCGYDKKNMARDIYELVRSLGYSKAHICGEDIGGMVAYSYAVNHPEATDKLALWETIHPNEGFYGIPMLPQPAQDGLQWWLAFNMVKDLPEAVLTGRFRTVQDWIIEHYSGSPESYTEEDRAIYAAAYNTSDAIRAGNAWYQEWHQDMVDDKEYPETPITVPTLFLAGKSAPLIFPMIEKKAADIRTVELAGAGHFLSDERPDDLLAVLEDFFV, encoded by the coding sequence GTGAGCACCACCAACTATCCCTCACTCCGTGGCTTCGAGCACGAATACGCCGATGTCAATGGAACGCGTCTGCACTACGTCATCGGCGGCCAGGGCGATGACCTCATGGTCCTGCTCCCGGGCTGGCCGCGTACCTGGTGGCAGTTCCGCAAGCTGATGCCGAAGTTGGCAGAGCGCTTCCGTGTTGTCGCCGTCGACATCCGCGGCATGGGTGACTCGGACAAGCCCGGGTGCGGCTACGACAAGAAGAACATGGCCCGGGACATCTACGAACTGGTCCGCTCTCTCGGCTACAGCAAGGCCCACATCTGCGGCGAGGACATCGGCGGCATGGTGGCGTACAGCTACGCCGTCAACCACCCCGAGGCCACCGACAAGCTTGCCCTGTGGGAAACCATCCACCCCAACGAGGGCTTCTACGGCATTCCCATGCTGCCCCAGCCCGCCCAGGACGGTCTGCAGTGGTGGTTGGCCTTCAACATGGTGAAAGACCTGCCCGAGGCAGTCCTCACCGGCCGCTTCCGCACGGTCCAGGACTGGATCATCGAGCACTACTCGGGCAGCCCGGAGTCCTACACCGAGGAGGACCGCGCGATCTATGCCGCGGCTTACAACACCTCGGACGCCATCCGAGCAGGCAACGCCTGGTACCAGGAGTGGCACCAGGACATGGTCGACGACAAGGAGTACCCGGAGACGCCGATCACGGTTCCGACGCTCTTCCTCGCTGGTAAGAGTGCCCCTCTCATCTTTCCGATGATCGAGAAGAAGGCTGCCGACATTCGTACCGTCGAGCTCGCGGGTGCCGGCCACTTCCTCAGCGACGAGCGCCCCGATGACCTCCTCGCTGTCCTCGAAGACTTCTTCGTCTAG
- a CDS encoding cupin domain-containing protein, producing MTFSIELPDRDDPIWTAANGFVVRSDEGAVRVTGEERFTIKVTGVQSKGQLGVMEGIVAPGYSNVPHAHFGEDEAFLVQSGRFRFVNGNESFEAGAGDFVYIPRGTRHGFKNILDVPSKMMVFYSPGGMEQFFVDHGMDEHNFDPEEWENRLRTDTALQQALAGLNVQMLPGENDYA from the coding sequence ATGACGTTCAGCATCGAACTACCAGACAGGGACGACCCGATCTGGACCGCCGCCAACGGCTTCGTCGTGCGAAGCGATGAGGGAGCTGTCCGCGTCACCGGCGAGGAGCGGTTCACCATCAAGGTGACGGGCGTCCAGTCCAAGGGCCAGCTCGGAGTCATGGAGGGCATCGTCGCGCCGGGCTACAGCAATGTGCCGCACGCGCATTTCGGGGAGGACGAGGCGTTCCTCGTTCAGTCGGGCCGGTTCCGGTTCGTCAACGGCAACGAGAGCTTCGAGGCCGGCGCGGGCGACTTCGTGTACATCCCCCGCGGCACACGTCACGGTTTCAAGAACATCCTCGACGTGCCATCGAAGATGATGGTGTTCTACAGCCCTGGCGGAATGGAACAATTCTTCGTGGATCACGGCATGGACGAGCACAACTTCGACCCGGAGGAGTGGGAGAACCGGCTGCGGACCGACACCGCGCTCCAGCAAGCACTGGCCGGCCTGAACGTGCAGATGCTCCCTGGTGAGAACGACTACGCCTGA
- a CDS encoding TetR/AcrR family transcriptional regulator, whose protein sequence is MGSASSGKGGKPAERALRADAERNRRQIVEAARAVFAERGLDVPLEEIAERAGVGIGTLYRRFPGRGDLVSAVFAVKLRDYVTAAEKALQAPDPWAGFCEYVEQICAMQVADRGFADVIMMMLPTSETSEDLFGLGYQAGVEIIRRAQEAGALRQDFVPEDIPLLLMANAGVIQVSRDAAPHAWRRLVAFMLEASRAQNTGPLPAAPTPAQTERAMISYAESKGISLS, encoded by the coding sequence ATGGGATCAGCGAGCAGCGGAAAGGGCGGGAAACCCGCCGAGCGGGCCTTGCGCGCGGATGCTGAGCGAAACCGCCGGCAAATCGTGGAAGCGGCGCGTGCCGTGTTCGCCGAGCGGGGCCTGGACGTGCCGCTGGAGGAAATCGCAGAACGAGCCGGGGTGGGCATCGGCACGCTCTATCGCCGCTTTCCCGGGCGTGGCGACCTGGTGTCCGCGGTGTTTGCCGTGAAGCTGCGCGACTACGTGACGGCCGCGGAGAAGGCCTTGCAAGCTCCTGACCCATGGGCCGGTTTCTGCGAGTACGTGGAGCAAATCTGCGCCATGCAGGTAGCCGACCGAGGGTTCGCCGATGTCATCATGATGATGCTGCCCACGTCGGAGACATCCGAAGACCTTTTCGGGCTCGGCTACCAGGCGGGCGTCGAGATCATCCGCAGGGCACAGGAAGCCGGTGCACTGCGCCAGGACTTCGTCCCCGAGGACATCCCCTTGTTGCTGATGGCCAACGCGGGCGTGATCCAGGTGTCCCGGGACGCGGCGCCGCATGCATGGCGGCGACTGGTCGCCTTCATGCTGGAAGCGAGCCGGGCGCAGAACACCGGACCGCTCCCGGCGGCGCCGACCCCTGCCCAGACAGAACGCGCCATGATCAGCTACGCCGAGTCGAAGGGAATCTCCCTGTCCTGA
- a CDS encoding contact-dependent growth inhibition system immunity protein codes for MTRLVNHDRSLEELERDRWPVPPVDATRLVATAHALRRRPIGDLTVEDMRLLIGQDIGLPHLLPLALKVLRGNPMAEGEMYEGDLLSALLTRHPTVWTESSSLGLELRMIVAGLTDLPAELQQQVDRFLTP; via the coding sequence GTGACGCGCCTCGTGAACCATGACCGGTCCCTTGAAGAGCTTGAACGCGACCGCTGGCCGGTCCCGCCGGTCGACGCCACCCGGCTGGTCGCCACGGCACACGCCTTGCGACGTCGGCCGATCGGCGACCTGACGGTCGAGGACATGCGTTTGTTGATCGGGCAGGACATAGGCCTGCCCCATCTCCTGCCGCTGGCACTGAAGGTGCTGCGGGGCAACCCGATGGCAGAGGGGGAAATGTACGAAGGTGATCTACTGTCCGCGCTCCTCACCAGGCACCCGACGGTCTGGACGGAATCATCCTCACTTGGCCTGGAGCTTCGCATGATCGTCGCGGGGTTGACCGACCTGCCCGCTGAATTGCAGCAGCAGGTGGACCGGTTCTTGACTCCGTAG
- a CDS encoding GNAT family N-acetyltransferase, translated as MNTKPFTSGLSENAVMITRVADRQWHALDDDLVVGRGHAQHRPDGRLFVSIDAWHDAAFDRLAEAMLAELPAPLYTVVDEADVELTAGWRRAGFTIRRREWEYVVPTDPRVTGLEAVPPPAGLTIVRAGRADESLLRAVDRAIRDEVEATVGWQSMPAEVIPRPEGDTIVDPSKYAVAAAPDRYLGLIRVVPVKRPRIGLVAVRAGEQRRGIARALLAHALGTLYRSGLAEAWTEVHESNRAASALFQGIGARPMSSNLELVR; from the coding sequence ATGAACACGAAGCCTTTCACATCTGGCCTGAGCGAGAACGCGGTGATGATCACGCGGGTCGCGGACAGGCAATGGCATGCTCTGGATGACGACTTGGTGGTCGGCCGCGGGCATGCGCAGCACCGGCCCGACGGTCGCTTGTTCGTCAGTATCGACGCCTGGCACGACGCCGCCTTCGATCGGCTTGCCGAGGCGATGCTGGCGGAACTGCCGGCGCCGCTGTACACGGTGGTCGACGAGGCCGACGTCGAGCTGACGGCCGGTTGGCGGCGGGCCGGGTTTACGATTCGGCGCCGCGAGTGGGAGTACGTCGTGCCGACCGACCCACGGGTCACGGGGCTGGAAGCTGTTCCGCCGCCTGCGGGCCTGACGATCGTGCGCGCTGGTCGGGCGGACGAGAGTCTGCTGCGGGCGGTGGACCGCGCGATCCGCGATGAAGTCGAGGCGACCGTCGGGTGGCAGTCGATGCCCGCAGAGGTAATTCCCCGCCCCGAAGGCGACACCATCGTCGACCCCTCGAAGTATGCGGTGGCCGCGGCGCCCGACCGTTACCTGGGTCTGATCCGGGTGGTCCCGGTGAAACGGCCGCGCATCGGGCTGGTCGCGGTCCGGGCCGGCGAGCAGCGCCGCGGTATCGCGCGAGCGTTGCTGGCGCACGCGCTGGGGACGCTGTACCGCTCCGGGCTCGCCGAGGCCTGGACCGAAGTCCACGAGTCCAACCGAGCAGCCTCGGCGCTGTTCCAGGGCATCGGCGCCCGGCCGATGAGCAGCAACCTGGAGCTGGTGCGATGA
- the infA gene encoding translation initiation factor IF-1 has protein sequence MTKSKNVIEVEGKVVECLRSAMFTVELENGHQVLAHISGRIRKNYIKIMLEDRVLVELPPYDLTRGRIVFRYRN, from the coding sequence ATGACGAAGAGCAAGAACGTCATCGAAGTCGAGGGCAAGGTCGTCGAGTGTCTGCGCAGCGCCATGTTCACCGTGGAGCTCGAGAACGGCCACCAGGTGCTCGCGCACATCAGCGGGAGGATCCGCAAGAACTACATCAAGATCATGCTGGAAGATCGGGTGCTGGTGGAGCTTCCGCCCTACGACCTGACGCGCGGCCGGATCGTGTTCCGGTACCGGAACTAG
- a CDS encoding transposase — translation MVERVFACLHLFLRAPITMAGDDLWALFAPQLLSWPENAPGPRPVPDRPCLQSILYVLRNDIT, via the coding sequence GTGGTCGAGCGCGTCTTCGCCTGCCTGCATCTGTTCCTACGAGCTCCTATCACAATGGCGGGCGACGACCTGTGGGCGCTGTTCGCTCCGCAGCTGCTGTCCTGGCCCGAAAATGCCCCTGGCCCACGGCCGGTGCCGGACCGGCCGTGCCTGCAGAGCATCCTGTACGTGCTTCGCAACGACATCACGTGA
- a CDS encoding NADPH-dependent F420 reductase, with amino-acid sequence MHIAIIGAGNVGTALSRAAVAAGHSVSVSATDRHKAVASAAESGARAAENNLDAVSEADIVVLAVPGGAATAVADELAPVLHGKIVVDLTNPLNATFTDLDIEETSAAQTLQRHLPGVPVVKAFNTILAGRLSSPTEQGITFSGFYAGDDAEAKKTVSELLASLGFQPIDAGGLRMARALEEMALLNISLNASQGWPWQSGWALIGPTGRA; translated from the coding sequence GTGCATATTGCGATCATCGGTGCGGGCAACGTGGGCACCGCCCTCAGCAGGGCTGCTGTGGCCGCTGGCCACAGCGTCTCGGTGTCGGCGACCGATCGGCACAAAGCTGTCGCGTCTGCGGCGGAGAGCGGAGCTCGAGCTGCAGAGAACAACCTGGACGCGGTGAGCGAAGCGGACATCGTCGTGCTGGCCGTACCCGGCGGTGCGGCGACGGCTGTCGCGGACGAGCTGGCGCCCGTCCTGCACGGCAAGATCGTGGTCGACCTCACCAATCCGTTGAACGCAACCTTCACCGATCTCGACATCGAGGAGACCTCCGCGGCACAGACCCTTCAGCGCCACCTGCCTGGCGTACCGGTGGTCAAGGCCTTCAACACCATTCTTGCCGGACGCCTCAGCAGTCCGACCGAGCAGGGCATCACATTCAGCGGCTTCTATGCCGGCGACGATGCCGAAGCGAAGAAGACCGTCTCCGAGCTCCTCGCCTCGCTCGGCTTCCAGCCGATCGATGCCGGCGGGCTGCGCATGGCCCGCGCACTGGAAGAGATGGCACTCCTCAACATCTCACTGAATGCCAGCCAGGGATGGCCCTGGCAGTCCGGATGGGCGCTCATAGGCCCCACCGGCCGCGCGTGA